From Alphaproteobacteria bacterium, a single genomic window includes:
- a CDS encoding IS630 family transposase, which yields MAQKREHWQRCQPWLAPERLVFIDETGAKTNMTRLRGRARRGQRLLATVPWGHWKTTTFV from the coding sequence GTGGCGCAAAAGCGTGAGCATTGGCAGCGATGCCAACCTTGGCTCGCCCCGGAACGTCTTGTTTTCATTGACGAAACCGGCGCCAAAACGAACATGACCCGGCTGCGTGGTCGTGCCCGGCGCGGCCAACGCCTGCTGGCGACGGTGCCATGGGGACATTGGAAGACGACGACCTTTGTC
- a CDS encoding transposase, translated as MGCSHPLALRSRIIAAVQAGASARGAARRFAVSPSSSINLVRRWRQTGSWAPGQVGGQKKRKLAGWEDWLHAVMASEPDITLAELKKRLFSEGLEISQQAINTTLQALGYSYKKNSSGGGTRARRCGAKA; from the coding sequence ATGGGGTGCAGTCATCCTCTCGCTCTTCGGTCTCGGATCATCGCTGCGGTGCAGGCTGGGGCGTCGGCCCGGGGCGCGGCGCGTCGCTTTGCGGTGAGTCCGTCGAGTTCGATCAATTTGGTTCGGCGCTGGCGCCAGACGGGGAGTTGGGCGCCGGGGCAGGTTGGCGGACAGAAAAAGCGGAAGCTGGCGGGTTGGGAGGACTGGCTGCACGCGGTTATGGCGTCGGAGCCTGACATCACGCTGGCCGAGCTTAAGAAACGGCTGTTCAGCGAAGGTCTTGAGATTTCTCAGCAGGCCATCAACACGACGCTGCAGGCGCTTGGTTACAGCTATAAAAAAAACTCATCGGGCGGCGGAACAAGAGCGCGCCGATGTGGCGCAAAAGCGTGA
- a CDS encoding MBL fold metallo-hydrolase, giving the protein MVDIDTGLNVWQMTSNHNRMIELQADTSPPRDGPVEIAYFGSSAFRITSPRGVSVMIDPWRNHPSRTWDWYFHDFPITAVDVGTSTHAHFDHDALHRLDVHVLLDRLIGMYKFGDLTITGLADKHATDSSCAIYDFKKIHKLIHGADIEPPDNPRSWDHCLIVVETGGLRIVHWGDNRHDPPDDIWRALGHIDIALLPVDASQHVMGHVHTAHIVERLGPRVIIPHHYYIWDVVQRQSTLQTAEAWVAACAESETLLTPSKVYRIADLDKLDRVVHFFGDHVAFDKEAWLKAGG; this is encoded by the coding sequence ATGGTCGACATCGACACAGGTCTCAACGTCTGGCAGATGACGTCGAACCACAACCGCATGATCGAGCTGCAGGCCGACACCTCGCCGCCCCGGGACGGCCCGGTCGAGATCGCCTATTTCGGCTCGTCCGCCTTCCGCATCACGTCCCCTCGGGGGGTGAGCGTCATGATCGATCCCTGGCGCAACCACCCCTCGCGGACCTGGGACTGGTATTTCCACGACTTTCCCATCACCGCCGTCGACGTGGGCACGTCTACCCACGCGCATTTCGACCACGACGCGCTGCACCGCCTGGACGTCCACGTGCTGCTGGACCGCCTGATCGGCATGTACAAGTTCGGCGACCTGACCATCACCGGCTTGGCCGACAAGCATGCCACCGATTCAAGTTGCGCCATCTACGACTTCAAGAAAATCCACAAGCTCATCCACGGCGCCGACATCGAGCCGCCCGACAATCCGCGCTCCTGGGACCACTGCCTGATCGTCGTCGAGACGGGGGGCTTAAGGATCGTCCATTGGGGCGACAACCGCCACGATCCGCCGGACGATATCTGGCGGGCGCTGGGCCACATCGACATAGCGCTTTTGCCCGTCGACGCCTCGCAGCACGTCATGGGCCACGTTCACACGGCCCACATCGTCGAGCGCCTCGGCCCCCGCGTCATCATCCCGCACCACTATTACATCTGGGACGTGGTGCAGCGCCAAAGTACCTTGCAGACGGCCGAGGCCTGGGTCGCGGCCTGTGCCGAGAGCGAGACGTTGCTTACGCCCAGCAAGGTCTATCGCATCGCGGACCTGGACAAGCTCGACCGGGTCGTCCACTTCTTCGGCGACCACGTCGCCTTCGACAAGGAGGCCTGGTTGAAGGCCGGCGGCTGA